GTGATATCGCACGCGTCGAAAACGGGCTGGTTACGGCGCACCACTTCTATTTCGACCAGATGGAATTCCTGGGACAGCTTGGCCTGCTGCCGGACTCGCCGTCCTGAGCGGGCTGATCCCGCCGCCGCCGCTTCGGCTCGCTAGTACTCCACGCGGTTCTCGGCGGCGGCCCACGCGGCGAACGGTTCATCGCTGGCGGGCGTCGGCGCCTGGGTCACCGGCATCGCCCAGTGAGACGGATGCTGCTCGAACACCGCATAGAAGGCGGCGTCGTCGAACCCGGCCGCGGCCGCGTCGCGTCGGTCGGCCGCGAACTGCACCCGATCGATCCGTGCCCAGAGCGCGGCGCTTAAACACAGCGGGCACGGTTCGCAGCTGCTGTAGAGGGTCGCGCCGGTGAGATCGAAGGTGCCCAGCGCCTGGCAGGCGGTGCGGATCGCCACCACTTCGGCGTGAGCGGTGGGGTCGTTGTCGAGCGTTACCCGGTTCACTCCCTCGAACACCTGACCGTTCGCGGCGACCAGGACCGCCGCGAACGGACCGCCGCCGTCAGCGACGTTCGACGTTGCCAAGTGAATCGCACGCTCCAGATATTGAGTCACGCTCCGACAGTAGCGCGCGGGCCCTGCCGCGTCACCTGATGGTCGACCTAGACTGGTTCCAGGTGAAGGAGCCGAGACTATGACTGCAATGCCACAAGCGTTCGATGAACAAACACTGCAACCCGACGAGAGCCTTGTGAAAACCACAGGTCCGGAGGGTGCAACGGATCGACTGAAGGATGACGCCATCCCGATGCGAACCGACACAGACTCGCTCGGCTCGATGCAGATCCCGGCCGATGTGTACTGGGGCATCCACACCGCCCGCGCGCTGGAGAACTTCCCGATCACCCGCCGCGCCATCAGCAACCACCCCAACCTGATCAAGGCGATGGCCATGGTCAAGCAGGCGGCCGCCCGCGCGAACAAAGAGATCGGCGTGCTCGAGGCGGACAAGGCCGACATCATCGACCAGGTCTGCCAGGAGATCATCGACGGTCACCTGCACGACCAGTTCGTGGTCGGTGTGATCCAGGGCGGTGCCGGCACCAGCACCAACATGTGCGCCAACGAGATCATCACCAACCGGGCCCTCGAGCTGATGGGTCATGGTCGCGGCGAGTAC
This Salinibacterium sp. ZJ450 DNA region includes the following protein-coding sequences:
- a CDS encoding nucleoside deaminase; translated protein: MTQYLERAIHLATSNVADGGGPFAAVLVAANGQVFEGVNRVTLDNDPTAHAEVVAIRTACQALGTFDLTGATLYSSCEPCPLCLSAALWARIDRVQFAADRRDAAAAGFDDAAFYAVFEQHPSHWAMPVTQAPTPASDEPFAAWAAAENRVEY